A single Candidatus Omnitrophota bacterium DNA region contains:
- a CDS encoding acyl carrier protein, translating into MSTEQKVKDIFKKVLDIKPEDIVPGAKLDESLGIDSTELVEISVAIKKGLNVPLKDNELKKSHSFSEIIKIIEAKKVTA; encoded by the coding sequence GTGAGCACCGAACAAAAAGTGAAAGATATCTTCAAGAAGGTCCTCGACATCAAGCCGGAGGATATCGTGCCGGGCGCCAAGCTCGACGAATCTCTCGGCATTGATTCGACGGAGTTGGTGGAAATCTCCGTGGCGATCAAGAAGGGGCTGAACGTCCCTTTGAAGGACAACGAGCTCAAGAAAAGTCACTCGTTCAGCGAGATCATCAAAATTATTGAGGCCAAAAAAGTAACGGCCTGA